In one window of Acidobacteriota bacterium DNA:
- a CDS encoding MiaB/RimO family radical SAM methylthiotransferase — MEYAVVTFGCRVNQADSFDIESAMRQAGAVPAPPDRAQLVVVNTCSVTASADQGARQVIRRLNRANPLARIVVTGCYATASRADVAALPGVVDVVSNLDKTSIVPRLLAMATPTSADRYGEGEGACGVVLGPGLMGRTAYTLRVQTGCDEACAYCIIPSTRGPGRSRPLDDVLTSADAARAAGFREIVLTGVHLGAWGRDLEGPLTLNDLVRSLGRRRGDVRHRLSSLEPMDCPPALVDLMAADGRFAPHFHLPLQHASDGVLARMRRPYRLDDYRRTVDHVRCRIPDAALGTDLIVGFPGETDADHRRLTAYLESSPLTHLHVFPYSTRAGTEAARLADHVPPPVVRERTAEVRAIGRALVERFHRSQDGAVRRALTVDDGSVAVTDNYLKVRVPPTGSRNRWIDVRLAWSAGGFIGDVLDRPIGTDPQA; from the coding sequence ATGGAGTACGCGGTCGTCACCTTCGGCTGTCGCGTCAATCAGGCCGATTCGTTCGACATCGAGAGCGCGATGCGCCAGGCGGGCGCCGTCCCCGCGCCCCCGGACAGGGCGCAGCTCGTCGTCGTCAACACCTGCTCGGTGACGGCGTCGGCCGATCAGGGCGCGCGCCAGGTCATTCGTCGTCTCAATCGCGCCAATCCCCTCGCACGCATCGTGGTCACCGGGTGCTACGCCACGGCCAGCCGCGCGGATGTCGCAGCCCTTCCGGGCGTCGTCGATGTCGTGTCGAACCTCGACAAGACATCGATCGTCCCGAGGCTGCTGGCCATGGCCACGCCGACGTCAGCCGACCGGTACGGCGAGGGCGAGGGGGCGTGTGGTGTGGTCCTCGGCCCGGGCCTGATGGGCCGGACGGCCTACACCCTGCGCGTGCAGACGGGCTGCGACGAGGCCTGCGCCTACTGCATCATCCCGAGCACGCGTGGTCCGGGTCGCAGTCGGCCGCTCGACGACGTGCTGACGTCGGCGGACGCGGCGCGCGCGGCCGGTTTTCGCGAGATCGTCCTGACGGGGGTCCACCTCGGGGCGTGGGGACGCGATCTCGAGGGCCCGCTGACCCTGAACGATCTCGTGCGGTCGCTCGGCCGCCGGCGCGGTGACGTCCGCCATCGGCTGAGCTCCCTCGAGCCCATGGACTGCCCGCCGGCGCTCGTCGACCTCATGGCGGCCGACGGGCGCTTCGCCCCCCACTTCCACCTGCCGCTGCAGCATGCGAGCGATGGCGTGCTCGCCCGCATGCGGCGGCCGTATCGGCTCGACGACTACCGGCGCACCGTGGACCACGTCCGGTGCCGGATTCCCGACGCGGCGCTTGGCACGGACCTGATCGTCGGGTTCCCTGGCGAGACCGACGCCGACCACCGGCGTCTCACCGCGTACCTCGAGTCGTCGCCCCTCACGCACCTTCATGTGTTTCCGTACTCGACCCGAGCGGGCACCGAGGCCGCGCGCCTGGCGGACCACGTGCCGCCGCCGGTCGTGCGCGAGCGTACCGCCGAGGTCCGCGCGATCGGGCGTGCGCTCGTCGAACGCTTCCATCGCTCGCAGGACGGCGCGGTGCGCCGCGCGTTGACGGTCGACGACGGCAGCGTCGCCGTGACGGACAACTACCTCAAGGTACGTGTCCCGCCCACGGGCTCGCGCAACCGGTGGATCGACGTTCGGCTGGCGTGGTCGGCCGGGGGGTTCATCGGTGACGTGCTCGACCGGCCGATCGGAACCGACCCTCAGGCCTGA
- a CDS encoding HEAT repeat domain-containing protein — protein sequence MAASAAHDARGAVRAGLRGIASLACGLVLAALSSVLPSGLHAQDLPPVSPEVLGSAIDDLGRLDYAVRSKAAQVVRRAPAAQAVPALIQAVTEHADGYVRFRTLVLLAGFNDLRAEDLMRTLVDDPNDRLREVAYAWFEAHPQADMAPVLLARLDKELAEFVRPALVRALASLGRTETSVRPTLVREVGRGQDFFRSAVIEALGDYGATYAVEALTEVASLDGPLRPDAVLALGRLGDKRALAVFSELQRTAPREVQPTIASAICLLGVNCASHRRYLRETFDFALRNLGYQPLLRAAVAGLAELAASGDDEAWTTLVDRGIPSRDPERAPVALGLGKVALRNTPFVLDALATVADLDGTVDLLREAFDMLEEDFEEERFFVTVRRTYWRSPQDSAARRIAETLITRLEF from the coding sequence ATGGCCGCGAGCGCAGCGCACGATGCCCGCGGTGCCGTGCGGGCGGGCCTCCGCGGCATCGCCTCCCTCGCCTGTGGCCTCGTGCTCGCCGCGCTCTCCTCGGTCCTACCGTCCGGCCTCCACGCCCAGGACCTGCCGCCCGTATCACCCGAGGTCCTCGGGTCGGCCATCGACGACCTCGGTCGTCTCGACTACGCCGTGCGGTCGAAGGCTGCGCAGGTCGTGCGGCGGGCGCCCGCGGCGCAGGCCGTGCCCGCCCTGATCCAGGCCGTCACCGAACACGCCGACGGGTACGTGCGCTTCAGGACCCTGGTGCTGCTCGCCGGGTTCAACGACCTCAGGGCCGAAGACCTCATGCGGACGCTCGTCGACGATCCGAACGACCGGTTGCGCGAGGTGGCTTACGCGTGGTTCGAGGCGCACCCGCAGGCCGACATGGCGCCCGTCCTGCTCGCGCGCCTCGACAAGGAACTGGCCGAGTTCGTTCGGCCGGCCCTCGTGCGGGCGCTCGCCTCGCTCGGACGGACGGAAACGAGCGTGCGGCCGACACTCGTGCGCGAGGTGGGCCGAGGTCAGGACTTCTTCCGCAGCGCGGTCATCGAGGCGCTCGGCGACTACGGAGCCACGTATGCCGTCGAGGCCCTGACCGAAGTGGCGTCGCTCGACGGGCCGCTGCGCCCCGACGCCGTCCTCGCCCTCGGGCGACTCGGCGACAAGCGCGCGCTCGCGGTGTTCTCGGAGCTCCAGCGCACGGCGCCCCGCGAAGTCCAGCCCACGATCGCGTCGGCGATCTGCCTGCTCGGCGTCAACTGCGCATCGCACCGCCGTTACCTCCGTGAGACGTTCGACTTCGCCCTGAGGAACCTGGGCTACCAGCCGCTGCTGCGGGCGGCGGTCGCCGGCCTCGCCGAACTCGCGGCCTCCGGCGACGACGAGGCGTGGACGACGCTGGTCGATCGGGGCATTCCTTCGAGGGATCCCGAGCGAGCGCCCGTGGCCCTTGGACTCGGGAAGGTCGCCCTGCGGAACACGCCGTTCGTGCTCGACGCACTCGCAACGGTGGCCGACCTCGACGGCACCGTCGACCTGCTGCGCGAGGCGTTCGACATGCTCGAAGAGGACTTCGAAGAGGAACGCTTCTTCGTGACCGTCAGGCGGACGTACTGGCGGTCGCCCCAGGACAGCGCCGCGCGCCGCATCGCCGAGACGCTGATCACGCGGTTGGAGTTCTGA
- a CDS encoding adenylosuccinate lyase has protein sequence MIRRYTQPEMGRIWSEQRRFETWLLVEVSAAEAMAEAGLIPAEAARDIRERGRFDIARIDEIEQTTAHDLIAFTTAVAEHVGPSARWLHFGLTSSDVVDTAQAVQMREACDVILADLRALQAAVRERAFEHRRTPMIGRTHGVHAEPMTFGLKLASWFAELQRAVVRVERARETVSVGLVSGAVGTFAHLPPSIEARVCEKLGLRPAPISSQIIQRDRHAELLAMLAITGASLEKFALEIRGLQKTEIGEVEEPFGRGQKGSSAMPHKRNPIGCEQITGLARLLRGNAQAALENVALWHERDISHSSVERVILPDSFIALDHMLRRFTRIVAGMIVHPDRMLENLQRSHGVVFSGPILLELARRGAAREQAYAWVQRNAMRAFDERRDFKALLLADADVMGVLTARDVETAFDLDVQLRHVDAIFARVFDRDAVTA, from the coding sequence ATGATCCGCCGCTACACCCAGCCCGAGATGGGGCGCATCTGGAGCGAGCAGCGCCGGTTCGAGACGTGGCTGCTCGTCGAGGTCTCGGCTGCCGAGGCCATGGCCGAGGCCGGCCTGATCCCGGCCGAGGCGGCGCGTGACATCCGCGAACGTGGCCGGTTCGACATCGCCCGCATCGACGAGATCGAGCAGACGACGGCGCACGATCTGATCGCGTTCACGACGGCGGTGGCCGAGCACGTCGGGCCCTCCGCGCGGTGGCTGCACTTCGGCCTCACCTCGTCCGACGTCGTCGACACGGCGCAGGCCGTGCAGATGCGCGAAGCCTGCGACGTGATCCTGGCCGACCTGCGCGCCCTCCAGGCCGCCGTCCGCGAGCGGGCCTTCGAGCATCGCCGGACGCCCATGATCGGACGCACCCACGGGGTGCACGCCGAGCCGATGACCTTCGGCCTGAAGCTCGCGTCGTGGTTCGCCGAGCTGCAGCGGGCCGTCGTGCGCGTCGAGCGCGCGAGGGAGACCGTGTCGGTGGGCCTCGTCTCGGGCGCCGTCGGGACCTTCGCGCACCTGCCGCCGTCGATCGAGGCCCGCGTCTGCGAGAAGCTGGGCCTGCGCCCCGCGCCGATCTCCTCGCAGATCATCCAGCGCGACCGGCACGCCGAGCTCCTGGCGATGCTCGCGATCACCGGGGCGTCGCTCGAGAAGTTCGCGCTCGAGATCCGCGGGCTGCAGAAGACGGAGATCGGCGAGGTCGAGGAGCCGTTCGGCCGAGGGCAGAAGGGGTCGTCGGCCATGCCGCACAAGCGCAATCCGATCGGCTGCGAGCAGATCACCGGGCTGGCCCGCCTGCTCCGCGGCAACGCGCAGGCGGCACTCGAGAACGTGGCGCTGTGGCACGAGCGCGACATCTCGCACTCGTCGGTCGAACGGGTCATCCTGCCCGACTCGTTCATCGCGCTCGATCACATGCTGCGGCGGTTCACGCGCATCGTGGCCGGGATGATCGTGCACCCCGACCGGATGCTCGAGAACCTGCAGCGCTCGCACGGCGTGGTCTTCTCCGGCCCCATCCTGCTGGAGCTGGCACGCCGCGGCGCCGCGCGCGAGCAGGCCTACGCCTGGGTGCAGCGCAACGCGATGCGGGCATTCGACGAGCGGCGCGACTTCAAGGCGCTGCTGCTCGCCGATGCCGACGTCATGGGCGTGCTCACGGCTCGGGACGTCGAGACGGCCTTCGATCTCGACGTGCAGCTGCGCCATGTCGACGCGATCTTCGCGCGGGTGTTCGATCGGGACGCGGTGACGGCCTGA
- a CDS encoding insulinase family protein, with protein sequence MVVRQVLDSGVRLVTEAIPHVRSVSLGVWLTRGSRHEQSDTTGMAHFVEHMLFKGTATRSAEDIAQAIDSIGGQLDAFTSKEYAGYYIKVLDEHLPLAVDLLADLVLRPAFDPAEIEREKKVILEEIKMVEDTPDDLVHEIFTSCFWSGHALGRPILGTPDSVGAFTGDGLRRYFERTYTAPHLIVAAAGHLEHQRVADLFAERFDAASGSVPDPADGVPPATPQVVIRQKDLEQSHVCVGLTALPQRHDDRYVAYLLNTMLGGSMSSRLFQNVREKRGLAYSVFSGLSAYSDTGLLTVYAGCADEAVAEVVDLVVEELRGFKRAPVPDAELRRAKDHLKGSLMLSLENTSSRMSHLARQDIYFDRHYTLDETLEGIERVTPDDVQRVASTLFANGALGATVLSAADALAVDPRRLDLG encoded by the coding sequence ATGGTCGTTCGCCAGGTTCTCGACAGCGGCGTCCGCCTCGTCACCGAGGCGATTCCTCACGTACGATCCGTCAGCCTGGGCGTCTGGCTGACCCGGGGGTCGCGGCACGAGCAGTCCGACACCACCGGCATGGCGCACTTCGTCGAGCACATGCTGTTCAAGGGGACCGCCACCCGCTCGGCCGAGGACATCGCCCAGGCCATCGATTCGATCGGCGGGCAGCTCGACGCGTTCACGTCCAAGGAGTACGCCGGCTATTACATCAAGGTGCTCGACGAGCACCTGCCGCTCGCGGTCGACCTGCTGGCCGATCTCGTGCTCCGGCCCGCCTTCGACCCGGCGGAGATCGAACGCGAGAAGAAGGTGATCCTCGAAGAGATCAAGATGGTCGAGGACACGCCCGACGACCTGGTGCACGAGATCTTCACGTCGTGCTTCTGGTCGGGCCACGCGCTGGGGCGACCGATCCTGGGCACGCCGGACAGCGTCGGGGCGTTCACCGGCGACGGCCTCCGACGGTACTTCGAGCGGACCTACACGGCCCCGCACCTCATCGTCGCGGCGGCCGGTCACCTCGAGCACCAGCGCGTCGCCGACCTCTTCGCCGAGCGCTTCGATGCGGCTTCGGGCTCGGTGCCGGATCCGGCCGACGGTGTTCCGCCGGCCACGCCGCAGGTGGTGATCAGGCAGAAGGACCTCGAGCAGAGCCACGTTTGCGTCGGCCTGACGGCGCTCCCGCAGCGCCACGACGATCGGTACGTCGCCTATCTGCTCAACACGATGCTGGGCGGGTCGATGAGCTCGCGGCTCTTCCAGAACGTCCGGGAGAAGCGTGGCCTTGCTTACTCCGTGTTCAGCGGCCTGAGCGCGTACTCCGACACGGGGCTGTTGACGGTGTACGCCGGCTGCGCCGACGAGGCGGTCGCCGAGGTCGTCGATCTCGTGGTCGAGGAACTGCGCGGTTTCAAGCGGGCGCCGGTGCCGGACGCCGAGCTGCGGCGCGCGAAGGACCACCTCAAGGGCAGCCTCATGCTGAGCCTCGAGAACACGTCGAGCCGCATGTCGCACCTCGCCCGGCAGGACATCTACTTCGACCGTCACTACACCCTCGACGAGACCCTCGAGGGCATCGAGCGCGTGACTCCGGACGACGTGCAGCGGGTGGCCTCCACGCTCTTCGCCAACGGGGCGCTCGGCGCGACCGTGCTCTCGGCGGCCGACGCGCTCGCGGTCGATCCGCGCCGGCTCGACCTCGGATGA
- the rlmN gene encoding 23S rRNA (adenine(2503)-C(2))-methyltransferase RlmN, translating into MKPRIDLASLALPELEAHLAALGAERYRARQIFRWVHRAAVADIEAMTDLGRDLRARLGDTSLIATPAVAGRDTSADGTTKFLLGLADGARIEAVYIPDTPAQTFCISTQVGCAMRCAFCLTGRMGIIRNLDAGEIVGQVHVLARELDLVGRPFNIVLMGMGEPLHNYDQTMKALRILGDEHGLALPARRITLSTVGVLPALERLATEPFMPNLAISLHATTEEMRDRLVPVNRKYGLADLVEACRRFPLPRRRRITFEYVLLDAVNDTPADARRLVKLVGDLRAKVNLIPLNEAAGIPFRRPSDERVDAFARILAERGLTVSVRKSRGRDIRAACGQLIVEGVRPSPGQHLAARLGQA; encoded by the coding sequence TTGAAACCACGAATCGACCTCGCATCGCTCGCGCTGCCGGAACTCGAGGCGCACCTCGCCGCGCTCGGCGCCGAGCGCTATCGCGCGCGCCAGATCTTCCGGTGGGTTCACCGGGCGGCCGTGGCTGACATCGAGGCCATGACCGACCTCGGGCGAGACCTGCGCGCGCGCCTCGGCGACACGAGCCTCATCGCCACGCCCGCCGTCGCCGGCCGCGACACCTCCGCGGACGGCACGACCAAGTTCCTGCTCGGCCTCGCCGACGGCGCGCGAATCGAGGCGGTCTACATCCCCGACACCCCCGCGCAGACCTTCTGCATCTCGACGCAGGTGGGCTGCGCGATGCGCTGCGCCTTCTGCCTCACCGGCAGGATGGGCATCATCCGCAACCTCGATGCGGGCGAGATCGTGGGACAGGTGCACGTCCTCGCGCGCGAACTCGACCTCGTCGGCCGCCCGTTCAACATCGTTCTGATGGGCATGGGGGAGCCCCTGCACAACTACGACCAGACGATGAAGGCCTTGCGAATCCTGGGCGACGAGCACGGCCTGGCCCTGCCGGCGCGGCGGATCACGCTGTCGACGGTAGGCGTGCTGCCGGCGCTCGAGCGGCTGGCCACTGAACCCTTCATGCCCAACCTCGCGATCTCCCTGCACGCGACGACCGAGGAGATGCGCGATCGGCTCGTGCCCGTGAACCGGAAGTACGGTCTCGCCGACCTCGTCGAGGCGTGTCGGCGCTTCCCGCTGCCGCGCCGCCGGCGCATCACCTTCGAGTACGTGCTGCTCGACGCCGTCAACGACACACCAGCCGACGCGCGCCGCCTGGTGAAGCTCGTTGGGGATCTGCGGGCGAAGGTGAATCTGATTCCGCTCAACGAGGCGGCGGGCATCCCGTTCAGGCGGCCGTCGGACGAGCGCGTCGACGCCTTCGCGCGCATCCTCGCCGAGCGCGGCCTGACGGTGTCGGTCCGCAAGAGCCGCGGGCGCGACATCCGTGCGGCGTGCGGCCAGCTGATCGTGGAGGGCGTCCGCCCGTCGCCGGGCCAGCACCTCGCCGCGCGCCTCGGTCAGGCCTGA
- a CDS encoding amidophosphoribosyltransferase: MFDKFREECGVFGVFGHHEAANLAYLGLYALQHRGQESAGIAAADGGRVRLSRQMGYVADAFNEATLSTLSGRAAIGHVRYSTAGESRLQNAQPLLIECAHGQIALCHNGNLVNAGELRSQLVRDGSIFQTTSDTEVVLHLYARSRATSAEDAIVESIAQVTGAFSLVMLTPDRLVAARDPHGFRPLAIGRLGEAVIITSETCALDLIGATYVRDVEPGEVVVVSAAGLRSVKPFPPATPAYCIFEHVYFARPDSYVFGRSVNEVRTDLGRLLAREAGVEADVVVPIPDSGVCAAVGYAEETGLPMRFGLIRNHYVGRTFIQPQQSIRHFGVKVKLNPVRSILEGQRVVLLDDSIVRGTTSRKIVRMVKAAGAREVHMRISCPPTISPCFYGVDTPRRSELIAATHTLDEIQRYLGADSLAYLSLEGLLAGVDPDRRSYCTSCYTGQYPVEFPRDAHAYMQLALKLESTNVRSSSVPEAEVTS, translated from the coding sequence ATGTTCGACAAGTTCCGAGAGGAGTGCGGCGTCTTCGGCGTGTTCGGCCACCACGAGGCGGCCAACCTCGCCTATCTCGGGCTCTACGCGCTGCAGCACCGTGGGCAGGAGAGCGCCGGCATCGCCGCCGCCGACGGCGGCCGCGTCCGGCTGTCGCGGCAGATGGGCTACGTCGCCGACGCGTTCAACGAGGCGACCCTGTCGACGTTGTCGGGCCGGGCGGCGATCGGCCACGTGCGCTACTCGACGGCCGGTGAGAGCCGCCTCCAGAACGCGCAGCCCCTGCTCATCGAGTGCGCGCACGGGCAGATCGCACTGTGCCACAACGGCAACCTCGTGAACGCGGGCGAACTGCGCAGCCAGCTGGTCCGCGACGGCTCCATCTTCCAGACGACGAGCGATACCGAGGTGGTCCTGCACCTGTACGCCAGGTCGCGCGCCACGTCGGCCGAGGATGCCATCGTCGAGTCGATCGCGCAGGTCACCGGAGCGTTCTCACTGGTGATGCTCACGCCCGACCGGCTCGTCGCGGCTCGAGACCCCCACGGCTTCCGGCCGCTGGCCATCGGCCGGCTCGGCGAGGCCGTGATCATCACCTCGGAGACCTGCGCGCTCGATCTGATCGGGGCCACGTACGTGCGCGACGTCGAGCCGGGCGAGGTCGTCGTCGTGTCGGCCGCCGGCCTGCGGTCGGTGAAGCCGTTTCCGCCCGCCACGCCGGCCTATTGCATCTTCGAGCACGTGTACTTCGCGCGGCCCGACAGCTACGTGTTCGGTCGCAGCGTCAACGAGGTGCGCACGGACCTCGGGCGCCTGCTCGCCCGCGAGGCCGGCGTCGAGGCCGACGTCGTCGTGCCGATTCCCGACTCCGGCGTCTGTGCCGCGGTCGGGTACGCCGAGGAGACCGGCCTGCCCATGCGTTTCGGGCTCATCCGCAACCACTACGTCGGGCGGACGTTCATACAGCCGCAGCAGTCGATTCGCCACTTCGGCGTCAAGGTCAAGCTCAACCCGGTGCGGAGCATCCTCGAGGGCCAGCGCGTCGTCCTCCTCGATGACTCGATCGTCCGAGGCACGACGAGCCGGAAGATCGTGCGAATGGTGAAAGCCGCCGGCGCGCGCGAAGTCCACATGCGCATCAGCTGTCCGCCCACCATCTCGCCGTGCTTCTACGGGGTCGACACGCCGCGCCGATCGGAGCTGATCGCGGCGACGCACACGCTCGACGAGATCCAGCGGTACCTCGGCGCCGACAGCCTCGCCTATCTCAGTCTCGAGGGGCTGCTGGCGGGCGTGGATCCCGACCGCCGGTCGTACTGCACGTCGTGCTATACCGGCCAGTACCCCGTCGAGTTCCCGCGTGACGCTCACGCCTACATGCAACTGGCCCTGAAGCTCGAGTCCACGAACGTCCGGTCGTCGTCGGTCCCTGAGGCCGAGGTGACGTCCTGA